Part of the Leifsonia soli genome is shown below.
CCGAACGGCGCGTTGGTCGGGAAGCGCAGCTGGGTGAAGTAGGCGGCGACCAGGAAGATCGCTCCGCCGATGATCACCGTGAAGAGGATGGCGCGGGGCATGATCTTCGGCGTCTTCGCCTCCTCCGCGTACATCGTCACTGCGTCGAAGCCGATGAACGAGAAGCAGACGACGGTCGCTCCGGTCAGGATGGCGCCGAGCGTCACCCCGTCGTGGACGAACGGCTTCACCGAGGCGACCGTGCCGTCCCCGGCGCCGCCGGCGAGCTGGACGACGACCATGACCACGAACACCGTCATCGCGGCGATCGCGAACACCAGCAGGATCATGTTGACGTTCGAGGTTCCGCGCATCGTCACGGCGATCAGGGTCGTCACCCCGGCGCAGTAGACGACCACCCAGATCCAGCCGGGGACGGCGGGGAACAGCTGCTCCAGGTACAGCCGGATGATCAGGCAGTTGACCATCGGGAGCAGCACGTAGTCGACGAGCGAGGTCCAGCCGACCATGAATCCCAGGTTCGGGTGGATGGACTCCCGCACGTAGGTGTAGGCGGAGCCGGCGCTGGGGATGGCACCCGCCATCTTGCCGTAGCTGATCGCGGTGAACATCATCACGACGAGGGCCACCAGGTAGGCGGCAGGCACGACGCCGTGCGTCTGCCCGGAGACGATGCCGAAGGTGTCGAAGACGACCGTCGGCGTCATGTAGCCGAGGCCCAGCCCGACGATGGCCCACAGTCCGAGGCTGCGCCGCAGCGAGGCGCCCTTCGAGGTCGTCGTCGGCAGGGTGGTCGTCACGGGCGTCTCCTTCGGTACCGGTTCCAGCGGCGGCGACCACGACATCGTGGATGCGGAGAGGACGCCGACTGCCCCTCGACGTTAGCCGATCCTGCCGCCCGGCTCGGAACTCGGGGCGGCAGGTGCGATGCTGGCACTGACGAAGGGAACGAGCAGTGGACGACAACGCGTTCTTCGAGCGGGCGATCCTCGCATCGGCCGCCGGCCTCGGTGACGATGAC
Proteins encoded:
- a CDS encoding amino acid permease, with the translated sequence MTTTLPTTTSKGASLRRSLGLWAIVGLGLGYMTPTVVFDTFGIVSGQTHGVVPAAYLVALVVMMFTAISYGKMAGAIPSAGSAYTYVRESIHPNLGFMVGWTSLVDYVLLPMVNCLIIRLYLEQLFPAVPGWIWVVVYCAGVTTLIAVTMRGTSNVNMILLVFAIAAMTVFVVMVVVQLAGGAGDGTVASVKPFVHDGVTLGAILTGATVVCFSFIGFDAVTMYAEEAKTPKIMPRAILFTVIIGGAIFLVAAYFTQLRFPTNAPFGEFTDDPLPQIGRIVGGPVFQAIFVSAGFCATLASGLASHASVSRMLLVMGRNNVLPRRFFGYISPKTQTPIFNIVLVGVISLLAMAFSLELISAFINFGALIAFTFVNISVIAWFAIRQGRRRTAKDIVRFIVLPGIGMVLTGILWVNLHADALIGGVVWAVIGFAYLLFLTRGFRRPVAGFDESQPVTGFNKAV